In one window of Deltaproteobacteria bacterium DNA:
- a CDS encoding universal stress protein → MSNCDPDGKNGEHVATIAEKAKKEGIQVKTLVQVGRFAVVCLEVVKRGQPSLIVTTRSRRPEWVKRFFGAPVDELIAKAGCPVIAI, encoded by the coding sequence ATGAGCAACTGCGATCCGGATGGGAAAAATGGGGAACATGTAGCGACCATAGCCGAGAAGGCCAAGAAAGAAGGAATACAGGTAAAAACACTCGTGCAGGTGGGACGGTTTGCAGTGGTCTGCCTTGAGGTGGTCAAGCGAGGTCAACCCTCTCTGATTGTGACCACGCGATCTCGAAGGCCGGAATGGGTAAAAAGGTTTTTCGGCGCACCAGTAGACGAGCTGATTGCAAAGGCGGGATGCCCGGTCATTGCAATCTAA